In a genomic window of Methanosarcina horonobensis HB-1 = JCM 15518:
- the anfO gene encoding Fe-only nitrogenase accessory protein AnfO has translation MKIAVVENENQKTSSIFEPGFIAVYEEEAGEWKTLNRFENKVCNAKGIAAVRTVVADTVKQLGDVKVVVASEIPGIASGTFQAAGFDIFLVDSGVLDVLDSIKKEMLETIEKRKEEPRKFDIMEFLEPGENKGDFSINIEDIMFKNPDLSSKKILIPYLKKGEFNRLDVICSHVPKWFLTDLGVMGFEYETVNESQNRKTVRIVRAQIP, from the coding sequence TTGAAAATCGCAGTTGTGGAAAATGAGAACCAAAAAACGAGTTCAATATTTGAACCCGGATTCATTGCAGTATATGAGGAAGAAGCCGGGGAATGGAAGACTCTGAACCGTTTCGAAAATAAAGTTTGCAATGCAAAAGGCATAGCTGCGGTACGCACGGTTGTAGCTGATACCGTAAAGCAGCTTGGTGATGTAAAAGTAGTGGTTGCAAGTGAAATTCCGGGAATTGCATCCGGCACTTTTCAGGCAGCGGGCTTTGACATCTTCCTTGTGGACAGTGGCGTGCTGGATGTCCTTGATTCAATCAAAAAAGAAATGCTTGAGACAATTGAGAAACGGAAGGAAGAACCCCGCAAGTTTGATATCATGGAATTTCTGGAACCCGGTGAGAACAAAGGTGATTTTTCGATCAATATCGAAGATATCATGTTTAAAAATCCGGATTTGAGTTCAAAGAAAATCCTGATCCCCTATCTGAAAAAAGGAGAATTCAACAGGCTGGATGTCATTTGCAGTCATGTTCCAAAGTGGTTTCTCACGGATTTAGGCGTCATGGGGTTTGAATATGAAACTGTGAACGAATCGCAGAATAGAAAGACCGTAAGGATTGTGCGTGCGCAAATCCCGTAA
- a CDS encoding ABC transporter ATP-binding protein yields MTLTEIIETFKTKLNPSKIMDSLEKTASFYDESDNDFGEDDSGDDLKNNPYSNSASDSVKSSGLTKITRDEKEPLIKLTDVWKIYQMGEVEFAALRGINLEIYEGEFLVVLGPSGSGKSTLMNLLGCLDIPSEGTVYLNSEDISGFDESELARIRGQMIGFIFQSFNLLPTLRTEENVLLPMEFQEEDIQIARKKASYLLDIVGLSDKKHNLPSQLSGGQKQRVAIARSLAVNPPIILADEPTGNLDTKTGNYILEFLHGLHEREGKTVIVVTHDLDLVKYATRVVYIRDGEIEKIEKRTKSEPEELK; encoded by the coding sequence ATGACACTCACTGAAATTATAGAGACGTTCAAGACGAAGCTGAATCCCTCAAAAATTATGGATTCTCTCGAAAAAACAGCGAGTTTCTACGATGAATCGGATAACGATTTTGGGGAGGATGATTCCGGGGATGATCTAAAAAATAACCCCTATAGTAACTCAGCGAGCGACTCTGTCAAAAGCTCTGGACTTACCAAAATTACACGGGATGAAAAAGAACCACTTATCAAACTAACTGACGTCTGGAAAATTTACCAGATGGGTGAGGTCGAGTTTGCAGCCCTTAGAGGAATCAATCTGGAGATCTACGAAGGGGAGTTCCTGGTGGTTCTGGGTCCCAGCGGAAGTGGTAAAAGCACTCTTATGAACCTGCTGGGCTGCCTTGACATACCATCAGAAGGCACAGTTTACCTGAACTCAGAAGATATTTCAGGGTTTGACGAGTCTGAGCTTGCCCGTATTCGGGGACAGATGATAGGATTCATTTTTCAGAGTTTTAATCTCCTTCCAACTCTCCGTACGGAAGAAAATGTGCTCTTACCTATGGAGTTCCAGGAGGAAGACATACAGATAGCTCGAAAAAAAGCATCATACCTGCTTGACATAGTAGGGCTCTCGGACAAAAAACACAACCTGCCTTCCCAGCTTTCAGGTGGGCAAAAACAGCGAGTTGCAATAGCTCGTTCCCTTGCTGTAAACCCGCCTATAATTCTGGCAGATGAACCTACTGGAAATCTGGACACAAAAACAGGGAACTATATACTGGAATTTCTGCACGGTTTGCACGAAAGAGAAGGAAAGACGGTTATCGTTGTAACCCATGACCTTGACCTGGTAAAGTACGCAACAAGAGTTGTGTACATCAGGGACGGAGAGATAGAAAAAATCGAAAAACGAACTAAAAGCGAACCTGAGGAATTAAAGTGA
- a CDS encoding right-handed parallel beta-helix repeat-containing protein: MNEKHFRYLRQNRKKIGVSIVVLVFLTALGVFFLYTTQSDYSLIPLNKTVYIACDGSGNFTCDGSDDQVEINKALEYVAKNRHYSTVHLKGPHIYVISDSILIGSNTVLEGDSTAVIKLKDKAGWPAGKPIITQMDSAGIQGVTIKGFEINGNHDQNEDKKKGEGYYNMISFLDSKNIQVHNMYMHDGHGDGLKVERGSNIQFYNNTVYKLGHDGFYAIDCQNIEAWNNTITCRTNSGLRIWNSNYVKFHDNVIDSFYHWSAGGPGLLIEKSTRIVNCVEVYNNTIHNTYGPGIWLIGYGEPYPEEEAQNVHIHHNTFYSTGTNPSIDWVGGIVTSGFYDTLIENNVFDSIYHAAILNTYPSASTGTSDPVDLSPQGTGYTTIIRNNIIVNTRKRTKDPDGTGYATINYFPETHTFVLQNNCLYNNSAGDYRNASSSTDIYADPLFVDQKKHDYHLKPGSLCIGAGYTTSTSSIAGENGSQINIGRYC, from the coding sequence ATGAATGAAAAACATTTTAGATATTTACGGCAAAACAGAAAAAAGATAGGAGTTTCCATTGTAGTTCTTGTTTTCCTGACTGCACTGGGAGTATTCTTTCTTTATACCACACAATCCGACTATTCTCTTATTCCGTTAAATAAGACTGTGTATATAGCTTGCGATGGGAGTGGAAACTTCACATGTGATGGGAGTGATGATCAGGTAGAGATCAATAAAGCCCTTGAATACGTTGCAAAAAACCGACACTATTCAACCGTTCATTTAAAGGGTCCACATATATACGTTATCTCTGACAGTATTTTAATTGGAAGCAATACAGTCCTTGAAGGGGACTCTACAGCCGTAATTAAACTTAAAGACAAAGCAGGCTGGCCAGCGGGTAAGCCGATTATAACTCAGATGGACAGTGCAGGAATCCAAGGAGTTACTATAAAAGGATTTGAAATCAACGGAAATCATGACCAGAATGAGGACAAAAAGAAAGGGGAAGGATATTACAATATGATCAGTTTCCTCGATTCAAAGAACATACAGGTTCATAATATGTACATGCATGATGGGCACGGAGACGGGCTGAAAGTAGAGAGGGGATCCAACATCCAATTTTACAATAATACCGTGTATAAGCTCGGCCATGATGGTTTTTATGCCATTGACTGCCAGAATATAGAAGCATGGAACAATACAATAACTTGCAGGACCAACAGCGGTCTTAGAATATGGAACTCAAACTATGTAAAATTCCACGATAATGTAATCGACTCCTTTTACCACTGGAGTGCAGGCGGTCCGGGACTCCTGATCGAGAAATCAACACGTATCGTGAACTGCGTAGAGGTCTATAATAACACTATCCATAACACTTATGGACCTGGAATCTGGCTGATAGGTTATGGAGAGCCTTATCCCGAGGAAGAGGCACAGAATGTCCATATTCATCATAATACCTTTTACAGCACTGGTACGAACCCAAGTATTGACTGGGTAGGAGGTATAGTAACAAGTGGATTTTACGATACTCTCATTGAGAATAACGTATTTGACAGCATATATCATGCTGCCATTCTCAACACGTACCCTTCGGCTTCCACAGGCACAAGTGATCCCGTCGATCTTTCCCCTCAAGGTACGGGATATACAACGATTATCCGCAACAATATAATTGTAAATACCCGGAAACGTACAAAAGATCCTGATGGAACAGGATATGCAACGATCAATTATTTCCCTGAAACTCATACCTTTGTGTTGCAAAATAACTGCCTTTACAATAACTCTGCAGGGGACTATAGAAATGCGAGCTCAAGCACTGATATCTATGCGGATCCTCTCTTTGTAGATCAGAAGAAACATGACTACCACCTGAAACCAGGTTCTCTTTGCATCGGTGCCGGGTATACTACATCAACTTCTTCAATAGCTGGAGAAAATGGTAGCCAGATCAACATAGGGAGATATTGTTAA
- a CDS encoding COG1361 S-layer family protein — translation MKKFSLLTFLLLFSSFLLFGTGTSLGSNGNINSPSMQVNLTNQNPDYARPGEPVELTVSVQNTGTKDLSEITIAVNPEYPFTKISGENLVKEISYLNARQDDNEGAVLKFKLMTDSNASAGTYDIDIVSTYKSGSGSSSTTYTTTKTVTIDVRGKEYAQVVTISKANIDIAKEEPLEFIITNTGSSSIKNMVVSWNDPKSVILPVYSDNTKYIKYLDAGESVNVVYAVMADVNAAPGLYTLDVNLSYEDYESSEQTIQTTAGLFVGGETDFDVSFSESDSGEISLSVANVGNNIAYSVKVSIPKQDSYTVLGSSSTIVGNLEKGDYTIASFDIMSTQVTGETEEGSAEATDTDETGDITFASMNEYSMNEDPLKVRIEYTDAKGERITVDKEVELEMTTDNMTVRGTESPGNSNGIGSYISYIVLIVLAGIGIFVYRKKQQAKGKMQSGNKNPEDRQD, via the coding sequence GTGAAAAAGTTCTCTTTACTAACATTTTTACTACTGTTTTCATCATTCTTACTCTTTGGAACCGGAACATCACTTGGCTCAAACGGAAACATAAATTCTCCATCCATGCAGGTAAATCTAACCAATCAGAACCCTGATTATGCTCGTCCCGGAGAGCCTGTCGAACTAACTGTCAGCGTACAGAATACAGGAACAAAGGACCTGAGTGAGATTACTATTGCTGTGAACCCCGAATATCCTTTTACCAAGATTTCCGGGGAAAATCTTGTAAAAGAAATCTCCTATCTGAATGCACGGCAGGATGACAATGAAGGAGCTGTCCTTAAATTCAAGCTCATGACAGATTCAAATGCATCTGCAGGAACATACGATATAGACATTGTCAGTACCTATAAAAGCGGTTCCGGATCCTCGTCAACCACATACACAACTACAAAAACCGTTACTATTGATGTAAGGGGTAAAGAATACGCTCAGGTGGTGACTATAAGCAAGGCAAATATTGATATCGCAAAAGAAGAACCTCTGGAATTTATCATCACAAACACCGGAAGTTCCTCCATAAAGAATATGGTAGTATCATGGAATGATCCTAAGAGCGTGATTCTCCCTGTATACTCCGATAACACCAAGTACATTAAATACCTGGATGCAGGTGAATCAGTAAACGTTGTTTACGCTGTAATGGCAGACGTAAACGCAGCCCCTGGCCTATATACTCTGGATGTAAATCTAAGCTATGAAGACTATGAATCCAGTGAACAAACCATCCAGACCACTGCAGGGCTTTTCGTAGGTGGAGAAACGGACTTTGATGTTTCCTTTTCGGAAAGCGACTCTGGAGAGATTTCTCTTTCAGTTGCAAATGTGGGGAACAATATCGCATACTCAGTGAAAGTATCAATCCCGAAACAGGACAGCTATACGGTATTGGGAAGCTCTTCTACTATCGTTGGAAATCTTGAGAAAGGTGACTATACAATCGCTTCCTTTGACATTATGAGCACACAGGTTACCGGGGAAACTGAAGAAGGTAGTGCAGAAGCGACAGATACCGATGAAACCGGAGATATAACTTTTGCTTCAATGAATGAATATTCAATGAACGAAGATCCTTTAAAAGTTCGAATCGAGTACACGGATGCAAAAGGAGAAAGAATAACAGTAGATAAGGAAGTAGAACTTGAAATGACGACCGATAATATGACTGTACGGGGAACCGAGAGTCCTGGGAACAGTAATGGTATCGGTTCATACATTTCATACATTGTGCTGATAGTGCTTGCAGGAATAGGGATATTTGTATATCGGAAGAAACAGCAAGCAAAAGGAAAGATGCAGTCCGGAAACAAAAACCCAGAAGACCGGCAGGACTGA
- a CDS encoding PAS domain S-box protein, translating to MTTSERLSADELGTRVQEQIAELEKANQALHTEILECKKAKEDLRASEERLRFMSDNLPDSAVYQYTHEPDGSVRFLYCSAGIEQLNGVSPTDVLRDPGTLHRQIPPEYFERLVEAEARSARELSDFDMETPMLRPDGQVRWMRLHSHPRRLPDGRTVWDGVQTDITKYKLTEEALKEAYQSLEKKVKERTSELEEAYKSLKENERRLSEAQKMAHLGSWDRNFATNEIYWSDEAYRIYGYKPQEFEVTYNTFLGHVHPDDRDYVANAAKKAVNGKTYSIDFRITRADGEERIVHSQGEVTFDEQNNPVRAKGTVQDITGRKKAEEKIQGLANIVESSNDGIITESLDSVITSWNRGAEQIFGYLAEEILGKPISVLEPSILAGETKELVELVKQGEMIQQYETLRLRKDGSIINVSITLSPVFDIYGKLTNISVIYRDITERKRTEEKLRESEERYRNIVETANEGILTINDKAVITYANKKITDMLGYSMEEGIGRPIWDFISEESKALAKLNQEKRREGINGSYELKLVHKNGLPLWVHINAKSLFDKDGKFMGSLSMLTDITKRKEAERALANIGIARQKEIHHRIKNNLQVISSLLDLEAEKFNSKKHIQDSEVLEAFRESQDRVTSIALIHEELHEEDGTTDALNFPLYLQRLVENLFRTYTLGNIDISLNTDLEENIFFDMDTAVPLGIIVNELVSNSLKHAFSGRKTGTIKIKLFSEEAGDEPYAGNEPKSKEKLTKEELKKEKLAKVKSARKGAAYTLIVSDNGTGIPEEIDFENPKTLGLQLVNILVDQLDGEIKLDKSHGTEFIIGFNVKEKRN from the coding sequence ATGACTACTTCTGAACGCCTGAGTGCCGACGAACTGGGAACTCGAGTGCAGGAACAGATCGCCGAACTGGAAAAAGCCAATCAAGCTTTACATACCGAGATTCTCGAATGTAAGAAAGCTAAAGAGGATTTGCGCGCCAGCGAGGAAAGGCTACGCTTCATGAGCGATAATCTACCGGACAGTGCAGTTTATCAGTATACCCATGAGCCCGATGGAAGTGTCCGTTTTCTTTACTGCAGCGCGGGTATTGAGCAGCTTAACGGCGTCAGCCCCACGGACGTACTTCGAGACCCAGGTACACTGCACCGGCAAATCCCTCCGGAATATTTCGAACGGCTCGTAGAAGCCGAGGCACGCAGCGCCCGCGAGCTTTCTGACTTCGACATGGAAACACCTATGCTGCGACCCGATGGTCAGGTGCGCTGGATGAGATTGCATTCCCATCCTCGCCGGCTTCCCGATGGTCGAACAGTCTGGGACGGTGTACAAACCGACATTACCAAATACAAGCTCACTGAGGAAGCTCTTAAAGAAGCATATCAGAGTTTGGAAAAGAAAGTAAAGGAACGTACATCTGAACTTGAAGAAGCTTATAAATCATTAAAAGAGAACGAAAGAAGGCTCTCTGAAGCTCAAAAAATGGCTCATCTCGGAAGCTGGGATCGAAATTTTGCAACTAATGAAATATACTGGTCTGATGAAGCTTATCGTATTTATGGTTATAAACCTCAGGAATTCGAAGTAACTTACAACACATTTTTAGGTCACGTACATCCCGATGATCGGGACTATGTAGCTAATGCTGCTAAAAAAGCTGTAAATGGAAAAACCTACAGTATTGATTTTAGAATAACACGTGCTGATGGAGAAGAGCGTATAGTTCATTCACAGGGTGAAGTCACTTTTGATGAGCAGAATAACCCTGTTCGAGCGAAAGGAACAGTTCAGGATATTACGGGACGCAAAAAAGCAGAAGAGAAGATTCAGGGCCTGGCAAACATAGTGGAGTCATCAAATGATGGAATTATAACTGAGTCTCTCGATAGTGTTATTACCAGCTGGAACAGAGGAGCAGAGCAAATTTTTGGCTACTTGGCAGAAGAAATTCTTGGAAAGCCCATATCCGTGCTGGAACCATCCATATTGGCCGGAGAAACAAAAGAATTGGTCGAACTGGTTAAACAGGGAGAAATGATCCAGCAGTATGAGACTTTAAGGTTAAGAAAGGATGGTAGCATAATAAATGTTTCAATAACTCTGTCTCCGGTTTTTGATATTTATGGAAAGCTTACCAATATCTCGGTTATTTATCGAGATATAACCGAAAGGAAAAGAACAGAAGAAAAGCTTCGAGAAAGTGAGGAAAGATATCGCAACATCGTAGAGACAGCAAACGAAGGCATACTCACAATTAACGATAAAGCCGTAATCACTTACGCTAATAAAAAAATAACGGATATGTTAGGATACAGTATGGAAGAAGGTATCGGTAGACCGATATGGGACTTCATCAGTGAAGAAAGTAAGGCGCTCGCCAAACTGAATCAGGAAAAGAGGCGAGAGGGTATCAATGGGAGCTATGAATTGAAATTAGTACATAAAAATGGCTTACCATTATGGGTGCATATAAACGCTAAATCTCTTTTTGATAAGGATGGCAAGTTTATGGGCTCTCTGAGCATGCTCACTGACATCACCAAGCGAAAAGAAGCTGAAAGAGCTCTCGCAAATATCGGGATAGCCCGCCAGAAGGAAATCCATCACAGGATTAAAAATAACCTTCAGGTAATTTCTTCTCTTCTCGACCTTGAGGCTGAAAAATTCAACAGTAAAAAGCACATTCAGGATTCTGAAGTTCTCGAAGCCTTCAGAGAAAGCCAGGATAGAGTAACATCCATTGCTCTGATCCATGAAGAACTGCACGAAGAGGACGGAACCACCGATGCCCTGAATTTCCCTCTATACTTGCAGAGACTTGTAGAAAACCTTTTCCGGACATACACTCTTGGAAATATCGATATCAGTTTAAACACGGACCTGGAAGAGAATATCTTTTTTGATATGGACACTGCGGTTCCGTTAGGGATAATTGTTAACGAACTTGTTTCAAATTCATTAAAACACGCATTTTCAGGCAGGAAAACGGGGACAATTAAAATTAAACTCTTTAGTGAAGAGGCTGGAGATGAACCTTACGCTGGAAATGAGCCTAAGAGTAAAGAAAAGCTTACTAAAGAGGAGCTTAAGAAAGAAAAGCTTGCTAAAGTGAAATCTGCCAGAAAAGGTGCTGCATATACTCTCATAGTTTCAGACAACGGAACTGGCATTCCAGAAGAAATCGATTTTGAGAACCCGAAAACCCTTGGTCTGCAGCTTGTAAACATTCTGGTGGATCAATTGGACGGTGAAATAAAGCTTGATAAAAGCCACGGAACTGAATTTATCATAGGGTTCAATGTAAAAGAAAAAAGGAATTAA
- a CDS encoding response regulator has protein sequence MRTKIAAKPVEILLVEDGEGDVGLIEEVFEDAKIRNNLHVVADGEDAILFLRGEGQFSDAPRPDIILLDLNLPKKDGREILEEVKEDDDLKNIPIVVLTTSKAEEDILKSYNLHSNAYITKPVDFDQFIKVIKSIEDFWLEVVKLPPK, from the coding sequence ATGAGAACAAAAATAGCAGCTAAACCAGTGGAGATTCTTTTAGTAGAAGATGGTGAAGGAGATGTCGGATTAATCGAAGAAGTTTTTGAAGATGCAAAAATTCGAAATAATCTTCATGTTGTGGCGGACGGAGAAGATGCGATACTCTTTTTACGTGGTGAAGGACAGTTTTCAGATGCCCCCCGCCCGGACATAATACTCCTGGATTTGAATTTGCCGAAAAAAGACGGACGTGAAATTCTTGAAGAAGTAAAGGAAGACGATGACCTTAAAAATATACCAATAGTGGTCTTAACCACCTCCAAAGCTGAAGAAGACATACTTAAGTCTTACAATCTTCATTCTAACGCCTATATTACTAAACCTGTTGACTTTGATCAGTTCATAAAGGTAATTAAATCCATAGAAGACTTCTGGCTTGAAGTTGTGAAATTACCGCCAAAATAA
- a CDS encoding hybrid sensor histidine kinase/response regulator — translation MDEKVEILLFEDNPGDAGLIEEMLEEFASFPYEFKNVETLNEGLSLLKEHPFDVILSDLRLPDSDGIDTFLDIYAVNPRIPIIILTGMNDEKIGIDAVKRGAQDYLVKGQIDGRLLGRSIRYSIERKKTEERIRNLANIVESSNDAIITESFDGVIISWNKGAEQIYGYLAEEVLGKNVSILEPDYLKGEIKQLADKIKQGKRVKHHETLRLKKDGTILNILLTLSPVFDVSGKLVAISNIAGDITEKKISENLLREKQLAEIANRTKSEFLANMSHELRTPLNSIIGFSDMLYEQVYGELNKKQLRAVGNISNSGKHLLNLINGILDLSKIEANKMEFNYREFELATKLDLVRNVLYPIAEKKSIEIEIDMDSKLTKIRADEDKFTRIMYNLVDNAVKFSYENSLVKIGARKKGDMVEIMVKDTGIGIKAEDQHKLFKPFSQVNSLSSKKSQGTGLGLSLVKQIVNLHGGYVWFRSEEGEGSTFAFVIPITAKKCSPAAIKKVIICPM, via the coding sequence ATGGATGAAAAAGTTGAAATCTTGCTTTTTGAGGATAACCCAGGGGATGCAGGTCTGATTGAAGAGATGCTCGAAGAATTCGCCAGTTTCCCATATGAGTTTAAAAATGTCGAAACACTGAATGAGGGTTTGAGTCTTCTTAAAGAGCATCCGTTTGATGTTATACTATCAGATCTGAGATTGCCAGATAGCGACGGCATCGACACTTTTCTTGATATTTATGCAGTAAATCCACGAATTCCCATAATAATTTTAACTGGCATGAATGATGAAAAAATTGGAATTGATGCTGTAAAAAGGGGTGCCCAGGATTATCTGGTCAAAGGACAAATAGATGGCAGATTATTAGGACGTTCTATCCGGTATTCTATTGAGCGTAAAAAAACAGAAGAGAGAATTCGAAACCTGGCAAATATAGTGGAATCATCAAATGACGCTATTATAACCGAATCTTTTGATGGTGTTATTATCAGCTGGAATAAAGGGGCAGAGCAGATTTATGGTTATCTGGCTGAAGAAGTTCTGGGAAAAAACGTGTCCATACTTGAACCAGATTATCTTAAAGGAGAAATAAAGCAATTAGCTGACAAGATTAAACAGGGAAAAAGGGTCAAGCATCACGAAACTTTACGGTTGAAAAAGGACGGCACAATATTAAATATTTTATTAACTTTGTCTCCGGTTTTTGACGTATCTGGAAAGCTTGTTGCAATCAGTAATATTGCCGGAGATATCACGGAAAAGAAAATCTCAGAAAACCTGCTTCGTGAAAAACAATTGGCTGAAATCGCAAACCGTACCAAGAGTGAGTTTCTGGCAAATATGAGTCATGAACTTAGAACTCCGCTTAACTCAATAATAGGTTTTTCTGACATGCTCTATGAGCAGGTATACGGAGAATTGAACAAAAAACAGCTGAGAGCCGTAGGAAATATTTCTAACAGCGGAAAGCATCTTCTGAACTTGATCAACGGCATTCTGGACCTTTCTAAAATAGAAGCAAACAAAATGGAGTTTAATTATAGAGAATTTGAGCTTGCTACCAAGCTTGATCTGGTACGGAATGTGCTGTATCCAATAGCAGAGAAGAAAAGTATAGAAATTGAAATAGATATGGATAGCAAGCTTACGAAAATCCGTGCAGATGAGGACAAGTTTACCCGGATAATGTATAACCTTGTAGACAATGCTGTAAAGTTCTCCTATGAAAACAGCCTTGTAAAAATAGGAGCAAGAAAAAAAGGTGATATGGTCGAAATAATGGTGAAGGATACTGGAATAGGAATAAAAGCTGAAGACCAGCATAAACTTTTCAAGCCATTCAGCCAGGTTAACTCATTATCTTCGAAAAAATCCCAGGGCACCGGGCTTGGTCTCTCGCTGGTTAAACAAATTGTTAACTTGCATGGAGGTTATGTTTGGTTCAGAAGCGAGGAGGGAGAGGGAAGCACTTTTGCTTTTGTGATTCCGATAACAGCAAAAAAGTGTTCGCCGGCTGCCATTAAAAAAGTGATTATATGTCCAATGTGA
- a CDS encoding PAS domain-containing protein translates to MYANPAARLPYGWLPEEIIGKTHSELGMDTAKVRL, encoded by the coding sequence CTGTATGCTAATCCTGCAGCCAGATTACCTTATGGCTGGCTTCCAGAAGAGATCATTGGGAAAACTCACAGCGAACTGGGTATGGACACTGCAAAGGTAAGGTTATGA
- a CDS encoding PrsW family intramembrane metalloprotease: MEESDLPDEMNELNREETTDNAPKVQPPAPVIRRNAWLKVLVTSSVFYVLLLVALLLTNNPNLFPTVVMVGNFMVPVAYVSFFYERRHLSLLTMSTVSLAFLYGGLVGVLAASLLEPFFIPRLYLGANLRIGLIEEFAKILGVLVIARHMRHDSEMDGLILGAASGMGFAALESNGYAFTAFLASNGSVSATVAVTLLRGLLSPLGHGTWTAILASVLFRESRNCCFRINLQVIGAYILVSILHAMWNGLPLVISSVLNPVLAVFITDGVIGIVGLVILWLRWREAVRLQTVLPPETESI; encoded by the coding sequence TTGGAGGAATCTGATTTACCGGATGAGATGAACGAATTGAATAGGGAAGAAACCACGGACAATGCGCCAAAAGTTCAGCCGCCTGCACCCGTGATTCGGCGGAATGCCTGGCTAAAAGTATTAGTCACTTCATCAGTTTTCTATGTTCTCTTGCTAGTAGCCTTGCTGTTGACCAACAACCCCAACCTGTTCCCTACCGTGGTAATGGTCGGTAACTTTATGGTTCCTGTCGCCTACGTGTCATTCTTTTATGAGCGCAGGCATCTCAGCCTTCTGACAATGTCTACGGTTTCCCTGGCTTTCCTGTATGGCGGGCTGGTGGGTGTCCTGGCCGCTTCTCTTCTTGAACCGTTTTTTATTCCCAGGTTGTATCTTGGCGCCAATCTAAGAATAGGACTCATCGAAGAATTTGCCAAAATCCTCGGAGTACTGGTGATTGCACGCCACATGCGACATGACTCGGAAATGGATGGATTGATCCTGGGCGCAGCGTCTGGTATGGGATTTGCAGCTCTGGAAAGCAACGGTTACGCCTTTACCGCCTTTCTGGCGAGCAATGGTAGCGTTTCGGCAACAGTGGCAGTGACCCTGCTCCGTGGGCTGCTTTCTCCGCTGGGGCACGGAACCTGGACAGCGATTTTAGCCAGTGTACTGTTCCGTGAAAGCAGAAACTGCTGCTTCCGGATCAACCTGCAAGTAATTGGCGCCTACATTCTCGTTTCTATCCTGCACGCGATGTGGAACGGGCTGCCCCTGGTCATCAGTTCTGTCTTAAATCCGGTGTTAGCCGTATTCATCACCGATGGTGTGATCGGTATTGTTGGACTGGTAATTCTCTGGCTGCGCTGGCGAGAAGCAGTCAGGTTACAAACTGTTTTGCCGCCGGAAACCGAGAGCATATAA
- a CDS encoding winged helix-turn-helix domain-containing protein, whose amino-acid sequence MIKKRERLEIIYDILVLINNNHNQMKPTPLLRKSNLSSSQFDKYIRELLEKKFIEFSVVDSKKYYKLTKKGFEYINKYKVILKIIEDFDL is encoded by the coding sequence TTGATTAAAAAACGAGAAAGACTGGAGATAATATATGATATATTGGTTCTAATAAACAATAATCATAATCAAATGAAACCTACTCCACTCCTTAGAAAATCCAATCTTTCTTCAAGCCAATTCGATAAATATATTCGAGAACTTCTTGAAAAAAAATTTATTGAATTTTCAGTTGTTGATTCAAAAAAATATTATAAACTTACGAAGAAGGGTTTTGAATATATCAATAAATACAAAGTGATCTTAAAAATTATAGAAGATTTTGATCTTTAG